The DNA region GTAGTGTATTCAGCAGAAACTTCCATGTAGATGCTGCATAGACTAATAATAGGTGTAGACTTTCTAACCTTTTTTATTATCCATTATAATTAGTCTATGTTAACTTGTTGTTTGACTGCAGTGTCTtacaacaaacaaatgatgagaGGGCCAAAGCACAAGGTGTTACAGTGCTTCAGAATTCACATCAGCATGGAAACAAGAACATTGAAAGTGGGCGTACACAGAATGTGGTCAACTCTGGGTTGACCAAAGCAATATCAACAATGGATGAATTCAAGTGTGGATTTCCATCAGAAGGCCTATCGACCACATCAAATAAATGGTGGGGAAATAGTGATCGTGATGATCGTGCAGGCGCCAACGCGAATGGAGCCAAGAGTCATCAACCTGAAGAGAAAGTAGGGGCAGAAACAGACAAGATGGCACACGAAACGGGAAAAGCTGAAAAAAGTGAAATTCCTCATGGTTCATCTTTATTGAAAGCTGTGAGGAAAAGTGCGGTGGAAGAAGGAAGAGAAGCATTGAAATTAGGAGTTTTTCGAGGCTATGGCGTAAACAAGCTAggcaaaagagagaaaacattgCTCCACCAAATATTCGGATCTTCATTGCCAAGGTCATGGATGGATCCATGATTAGAAGGTTGCTGATATGGCTAAATGAGAGAACAAGAGGACCAATTAGACAAAACTTTATTAGAATATCTGATACAAGATTAGTTTTCTAGCGACCATGGATTgagttttattgaaaatgaattgTTTAACATTATGTTGAAGATTCAAATCAATATTGTGCCTGGTAAGTTATTAAAGCTGAACCTTGAGGACTCTTCTTCCTGTTCTGTAAGCATGGACAGACAGATCTAGAAAACTATAAGAAAGGCTGTAACTGGATAAATATTAgagaaaattatgaatttgGTCCTTCAAAATTGGTACCATAGATCAACTTTGTGCTTGACATTATGAAAATTAAGTTGATGCTGTTGGTAAATTTGGTTCTTAATATTGCAAAAATGAGAATATAATTTGTGACTTTACACAATTGTAGTCAATTTAATCTTTGATGTTAGTGTATATTATTAGGGATTTTTGAAACTGGAAGGGGGAGCAGACGAGATGAAATTAGTTAGTCAAACGGGATGACATTAATTCACAGTTTTCaatatttagaataaattttttttttagttgaaaatcaaatttactaataatatcatggttattaaaataataaagaattaaattaattgatctCGTAAAAACGATTGAATTAATTGATggctgttaaaataaaaaaaaattaaggttcttttttataatataaaatcaaattgatttatGATATTCATATCAAAGATTACTGTTTTATTCGTAAATTTTGACATACACATTTATCTTAATGATTGATATTATACATCAAAttttatgagagaaaaaaaaactgaaaagggTTGGGCCTCGTCTGCTCCTCCTTCCAGTCTGtttcaaaaatacaatttttaaaaaactaatattcGGAATTTATAAACATTGAAAGAACTTCATCAATTAGTAGATGTTCCAGAAATTAGTTTCTGcagtgtattaaatatattaaaaaatacattccaAAACTAAGTTTTAAGAATTTTTAGGGGAAAAGTACAAAAACATAGAAATAaggtacattaaaaaaaagggtGCAGAAAGTAGTACCCTTATAATTATCTACCATTGTTTATCTTCCAATTATATCttctttataataaaataaccaaaagaataaacaattttaattagggtgttgctaggtgcacccagcaatattgctaGTGCACCAAacatttttccatttttccaATTTTACCCTTCACTCTTacagaataatttttttcataagagTTCCGTAACTCATGGAAGAATTTCTTCCATAAAAATCTTACAGAAAAAGTTCTtctataagaatttttttttacggaaGAACCTCTTTCGTAAAAATCTTACGAAAGAAGTTCTTTCGTAAACTCTTACAGAAGAAATTCcttgtaagaatttttttttttttttacaaaagaacttatttaataagattCTTACATAATTGGCTCATAAGagtttatatattaaaagtaatagtaaatattatatatggaGATGCAATTGAAGATATTATTTTACCCTAAAAATAGGTCATCTACCTCTTGTTTgtacaaaaatcatattataaattaaatctttaaaatatttaattttctatttgataAGTTCTTAaagattttatgattaaataaaatttaaatttaaatttaaaatattttaagatcgatcaaaatgtatattttcgtatgataatatatatatatatatatatatatatatatatatatatatatatatatatatatatatgcgcgctaagaatatattttgtttacgATATACTATGTAAAGGATATGTTTTCTTGAACTTATTAGAAATTTAGGCTTGAGAAAGATAACTCAAGCAATATTTATCTTTGGTTGATGTCAATGTACATCTAGACTCCACTCCAAGTTAGTCTTGATagcttcaatttgttttaatttagtaATTACAAGTAAATTTACCCTTAGAAATAGGACACCCCTAATCTAATCAATAACAAAGAGCCAGAGTACTCTTTTCCTACAACATTCAAATAAATATCTTACTAAAGAAAATCTACCCTTGGAAATAGCACACCCTAATCTAATCAGGATACGTCACCCAATCAACATGGGATACCatagaaaaagttaagagaaaATATAGTACAGAAAAATCAACCCAATGGGCACCGTCAAAGTGCAGAATTTTTCAAGTTGTAGCACTATGGTATTTATTCAATCTTTAATGATATTGTCTTTTATCaatcttttataaattttcctaatatttttaaaataaatataaaaaatatttaatctcttaatacatatatatatatatatatatatatttttttttttttcttaatttaatattattaaaacattaataattattCTATTTACATACACATGGAAGATAATGGAGACTCGGTTATTCTCACAAACAGAGCTCATAGGGATATGGACAACTGTTGAGCTGTTATATCTTAAGCACAATCTTCTTAATACATTTGAATAGTTTACATGAATTTGTATGTTAAGActtaattcaaaacaaaagctTAATACGTTGAGGGCCAGTCCAAATTCACACAAGCAATATGACACTTATTTTTCGACCTTTTGTTGAGTAGTGTGGCCTGTTACTAGTTGaagaatatttaatattttacttatttaaaaattattaaattttatttatgatcttaatataatattttttattttgtataaaatatttgtttttttatctgatATAGTAAAGGCTTttgtttacaaattttattctattttaaaataatataagtactTATGTTAGCTatgaacattaaatattttaaaacaaatcctTGATCTAATGGGGTTTATAAAGTACTGAACAATAATAATActtggtttttaaattttttacattgtaaaatattaaatcttttattactaaatttttgttttttttttcaggattTTCTTATCAAAACGATTTAggtattactttttaaaaaacacacacacacatttacCTCTAAATGATTTTTACGAATAAGATaacttaaatattgattttttttcaaataacaacagttttttttgtaatatattccttttaaatttttatattaaataaattaatattttattttaaaaaaatcaatcaaaggaaaatttttacctttcttgttttctttaatctttatttaaatatatttgattaacattaaacttaaaaattatttacaaatcaCCAGCATAGTATTctgtcaataaaaaaactttattaaattttgttaaaatcgaaatttttattcctttaatcttttatatattaattatataattaagatttACTCTTATTATAATAACTCGATcactattttttatacataaagaacaCACGGACGGACAAAGAATAGATACTACGTAGATACGGAGAgatgtaaataaatatgaaacaaTGTGAGGTCCATGTGCATCTTGTTAACAAGTTATCCATATTAGAGATAGACAAAGAAAATGATGCAATGGGATATTGATGTACGTGTACTTATACATTTTTTGTAAGTTCAAGGTGGCAGCATGTGGAATTTTATAGAGAACAGAAAAGGGAATATGCGTAGTTTCATacctattttatatattatagaattttaaagttttttcatGCATTATCACAGTTATTTATGTCCTTGTGGGAAGCAAGGAGACATTAATCCACTAACATCTAATGAACAATGCATTTTTAATTGCCAATAATGGCAGTATCAGCCTTGTAAAAAGTAACTGGAAAAGATGTTATGGCTGGTGTTATTGGTAAGGAATAAAAAGTTGTAAAATGATTTGTATTGGCCATGAATTAATGAGCGAGTAGCTAAGTGGGAAAAGTTTAATAGTCACGTGATTTGCACATGATTCATGTGAAGTACACTACAAGTTCATAAGATGTTTGGAATTTCCAGAACTTTGATATATTGTAGTTTAAGGTTTGAATTTTCTAGTTATATCTGTTTTTCTTCACTTttgatttgtttcattttgatctGTGGTGTAAAATTCCGTCTGCATAGTTATAAATTAATGTGTGCTTGCTAATGtagatttctttttccttttgtttgataggatgataataaaatatactaaaaagatGTTGcattgagaaagaaaatagcaTTAGCAACAAATAAGCAATGTGTTGTTTTAGGACACTAATTTTTACGGGTATCTTgaaagaatttttaattaacatttgataactcaagtgaaattttaattaagcataCAAGTTTAAGTTTAATACCAATATAATTTGGTACTGCTGGCTAATAACGGTGACTCTTAACGACAACAATAATTCTTAATCATATGATCAAAATTTCAATTCATAATTTgtacatatgaaaaatatttattaaaagagaTTAATCTATTAAATAGTCATTAACTTAAGGTCCAAAGGATATTTTGGGttcataaaaaaagtttaactttcatttaaaaattatgtataaaaaatattattaaatgaattatcaCTTTTATTCTTGATTGATTAGatctcaagaaataaaaatatccaTCATGACAAAATATTAGAGTAATATAAAGTTATAATTCaatgtttaatcaatcaaaattacattttatataaaaagctATTGGTGatgttatatgattttttttgtttaattattattttggttctctaatttattttttatgtttaatttggttgccttattattaaaatgttcaattaagttcttttattttaaaagtttcaactAGGTGTCTTCCAAAAAAAGTTTCAATTATGTCTTCTTTTTTGTTACCATGGCATTTTGTGTGGGGTATTCAATAACTTTGTTAATGATAAATCTTTCTTAGACCTTTTATGGAAAATATAGCTGATGTCAACCGACCATGTTTGTTCATCCGTaagattcaaataaaaattcttaCTTGAGAATTCAAATCTAGTTCTACTTGAATAAATGGCATGTTATCTAAAGATATAGTATACACTGATAATTTAATAGTGTGTGTAAGTTATATTGAAGTAATTTGATCATCCTTTAATGTTGTTGCCATTACTAGCTAATACCACCATTGCTACTTCTTCCGCCTTCACCCTCCACCTCCCCTACCCCCATTGCTATCATCATATTATTGTTGTCATTACTAGCTACTATCACCACCATTACCTCCATCTACATTGTCATCAACGATGTCATtgctattattatcattattgttgCTCCAATCTTCATTAACATCCATCATTATCAGCATTATGGTTATTATTATCACTATTATTCTTGTTGTCACAACCACCCTCACTATCACCACTACCTCCATCTTTTACCtgtttataagattaatttatcattaaatttacaTAACATGTAATcatcacatttttaaaaaataaatattacattagaattttcattcttataaaaattaaattgttaccaatttaaaaataaaatcaccaTTTAAATTTTCGAACTATttactcaaattttttaaaaaatgtatcaaattttgtaaatattttataaatgaatgCAATCAAGATTccatttagatattttttaagcaaatatttataaaagataagaaagggaaaaagaaaaaaaaacttatctcataaactaaaaatagttatacataaatttaaatcaatatgTTAAGAAagctaaataattttaactttttcaaaaagatcattttaattatacataaaataattttaatctataagaaaagtttatatttttatttttctcttataaatatgtataaaaaaaaacttatctaaacaggtaaaaaaaaattgtactcaATTCAATAGTTTGAGTCGTATAGGGACAAGAGATCTCTTGCAAATTTGAGTCTAAACAAAGTTTTGATTGGTGTgtaaataatgatgatgattaagatatattttgatattaatctaaatactttctaattaattttaagaaagaGAAGGGAAGCTGTAATGGTTTTGTCTGGGTCATACTTTAATCAAAAGTTATGCTTCAAATCAAAGTCTGTGTTTCTTCCTCTATTGGTGGCTTTTTCTGACAACAAAGCCATGATTATACTCAGAAAAGGTGCAATTGTTTAGTCCAAGTTTGCAATTATTTCTGAAGAATGGAAAGATTAGGTTTAGTCAAACCGTATTGACAAAATTACCCCTCTGAACCGTTGGAATTTTAAAATCCTGGGTTCGCAGTCAAACATTCTGGCATCGTACtatctataataataataaaaatagcacCCTGATCCCTCCCTCTACTGAgtaaacttatttaattttttaataactttttaaaatgtaaatataacaaatttaattcataaatatgtaacattattttaataataattttattacattttagataatttaaataatcaCATGTaggtaattttataattaatatttgtttacgttttcaaaatatactatattttaaataaaattagttgataaaatattaaatgatttttaaattatataggatTTTATAAACTTGATTTACTCAATGagaatgattaatttaaaagttagaTTAATAAAAAACGAAAAAGTATTAAACAtaataagttaaataaaatttttaaaataaatgaatgctTTGCtgagttatattatttatataactctttttctacaaaaaattttaaaataattttttatgatattaatcATTTGATTCCACGCTTCTCTTCTCtgattgtataaaaattaattatataaatacaattctcttttaaattttagttgagCCTGAAATAAGTTTTAGGCTTTGTTGTAGTAtattgaattgtaaaaaatatatatgagaaaaaggtatataaagaagaaaaaggaaattgaaataataataacaaaattaagtttaaaacaatgaagataataattaaaatatgtttttaaataaattttaacaagacattatatatgtatatattaaacagGAATTAATGTGTGTTAAAAATTGACTTTGTAACAcgaattcaatatttttaaagagatacgcatttattttattttttagatgaaatttaaccaattcaattcaatatttttaaagagatacgcatttatttgatttttagatGAAATTTAACCAGttcaattcaatattttttaaattatatatttaatgcattaaatatacaatttaattttaataacttaaaagataattaataatttttttctaaatatttaaataacaaattatatgTTTGTTTCTTTAACGATACACTTAATGTATGACAGAGAAACTATTAGtaaaatttacttaaattttatttttaaaaggaatttgaaaatttgaCATAATATggaatattcattttaaaataattaataattataaattaatttgaagctGTAGCCATTTCCCTCTCCAAActgagtgaaaatttattacATCTTTCTAGTCAACGTGTAACAATTATCAGtatattattgaaaattttgttttaaagctGGATTTTGGATGTGATAATTTGATACATATTCACAAGATAACGTCTATTCCTTAATTGgcattaattaaacaattaattatgTACATGAATGAactcaattataattaaagctcgtgatattttaaaatatttatataacataAATGACCGAAACATTATCTCAATGGAAAGCATATGCTGAGcttgattttaattattaatttagtaaTGATAATCTTTTGATTGGtaacaaattatatttcaattaatatatgttattataaataaattccaATGTTGGAAACTAAAAACCACACACGTTATTATCAATATAAGAATTCCATTAGTACAATGAAATCTGTGGGTACCAACTTAATTATACCTATCAACGACCTCAATTCAGCTTGttttaataaactttaaatttgGGTTCCCATTgatttatcatttcattatcaCAAGTACAATTATTCAAATTTGGTTTATACAACCTTAATGAATCGAAtttatatgtgttttttttaatataaatccaTGTGCCATTGAATCATCAGCCTAGGTAATGCCTATGCCTGCAAAGGTTGCAGTGCCATCACATTCAATAGAAGGaaataatctaaaaatgttCCCACTACTAGAATTTGCGATCTGCAAGCAACCAAAACAAAAAGTAGAATATAAATGTTAATGCCAGCTACAATTCaaaaaatgtcaattttttCTGTCAATTGCATCGTCCAGGGATTGCACGGTAAATATttaccatttattttttaaatagtaaatattttcctaccttaaaagttaaaaacatgGCATTGCACGGTGTTTGTCCCTTCAGGCTTATGGGGGTGTCCAAAACCCTAATTCCACTGTCAATTGCATCGTCCAGGGACAAACACCGTGCGATGCcatgtttttaacttttaaggtaGGAAAATATTTACCATTTATCCAATATCTCtttcataatattttcattcatatttttcttcttatttccttatactatatattatatctatatttttctccttcttatctctcttatttctattacattattattactCTTTAAAATAATCCTAAGAGATTAAATAGAGTCGTATATAACAAActacaaatttgaattttattcacgtttttatataaagtaaaataaattttttatatatatactctttAAATTCTACCTTAGACATTAACATGATTGACATAATCTGATATGAAGCTCGGTATAtgtctataaaaaattatttgttaaaagatgTCAACATTTTAAATGAAACTTAATATCTCAAAGAATAAATGTTTAAATACATGTTtgacttttcattggttgcaatTTTAACGGATGTTTGTGAAGGAAATTTTTCATATCTTTTGAATTTAACTTAGTTTGAAGGCCTTCCTATTGGTTTTCCCAATATAAGCTTCTAAGATATATATCCGAGTTAAAAAGTGTCCTAACTTTGTTTTagataccaaaaaaataaataatcctaACTTATTGTTACCTCTcccaaatttttcaaaaatgattTCTAAAAACCTAAAATGTTATTCAAATCATAGGTCAGTATGACATATGATAATATGATATAATATGTAAAAAGAGACacgaagaaaaatgaaaagtataaaagtagtgttttaaaaaaatgagatctCTAAAAATCAAAACTCCAAAATGCTTTTAAGGTTTGCAATAtaagcattttatttatttatttattcttttccttTCACACAAATAGGACAGCTTGGTAAGTATACCTCAGAACAAACTATATTTGGTTCGGAGTTCAACCCTGTTGGATTGAGGTTGACTCTctttctctcacacacacacacatactttCTCTCTCATCAACCCACTTACTTCatctttctctctcctcttcCCCTCTTCTCCTCTCTTCACTTTACTTTTATTAGCTTATTCAATACACTTTTTGCTTCCAGCTATAAATCCTTCACCTGTCTATTACGTTTTTGCTTTCCCTTTActgtttctttctctctctctaaacgGTTTCCTCCATTTCAAACCAGGCTTCCTTTCCAGCTAGTCTGGTCCCTCCCTCATCCTTAAGCACAGTACCCACCAACCGTTTTTCCCCACCATTGCTTTTTCCTCTTCAAAAATCTACCCAttttcactctctctctttctctctctgcatatttttttttctcttcataaaaatagtatttttgtcTGTCACTCCAATAaatctttgtttatttatttcttgGTATCTTAGTCTTTTTGCTTTGAGTTTATTTGTGACCCACTTGAGGTCACCTATAGTTAAACTACATGTAAAAAAAACTGCATCTTGGTTTCGTAGGGCTTATTCTGGTATTGTTCTGGCATTCCTGCACCTATCTATGCTCATTGGGTTCGTTGATGTTCAGAGAGAAAACCCTTTGTTGCTTCTGTGGGTGCTGGAAGTAGAGGATCAAGGAGGGTGATTTCGATCAACACAAAGGTGAGTGCTTTGTGTCTTTTAGAGTcacttttttttgtgttttctttttggaGAATTTGCATTTGGGTTTGCCTTTTGTTTGCTTGGATCATAAGTGATACTTTACAAGATTACTTTTTTAGTGTTGGATTGAATTGCTTGAGACAGTGAAGGAATCCTTACTTTCGATATAAATTGTGAATTTAATGTGCCTTTTGTGATTGGAGTGGCATGAACGCAAATGGGTTTCTGATTTCTTAAACTTGTGTGTTGCATTACTTTTTAATTCAGAATACCTGAATAGTGAATTCCCACTATTTGATTTAATGTTATGTTGGATTTTGATAAAGCTGACATTAATGATTAGATGAGTTGCTGATTTTGGTTTTCTGTTTATGTGGTTTCACTGCATGAACTGTGAAATCTGGCTGTTAATTAGAATTCGGATGTGTGTTGAAAGTTTGTGTAAAGGGAGTACTTAACTATGTTCTTGCACTCAGGAGGGAATGTCTTGATTCTACTCTCTGAAGAATTTGGAGGACTGATTTGATCAGCTTGTAGCAGCCATGTCAGGAAACAGTTCTTTGCATGTGGGATTATCGAGGAAGACTTCGTTTTTGGGATTGCGATTATGGGTTTTGATTGGGATAGGTGTTGGTGTTTTTATAGTTGTGATTCTTTGTGTATTATCTGCATGGGTGATGTTTCGGAGAAAGTCTCGGGGATCTCTGGACAAGTACTCTTTGTCGCAAATACCACATATCTCAAAGGACATCAGAGTCGACAAGGTTGGGGTGCAGACTTCTCACGATCAACCGGACAGTGTAGCTATTCCTGTTTATGACAAACCGAGTGAGAACAACTCGGACAAGTTCTTGGCTCATTTGAGCAAGAACAAATCCGGCGATGCTGATAATATCAGTCAGTGCAGCTCGGTTTATCATCATGAGAGAGGATTTAGTTCAATGTCGGGGGATGAAGGAAGCTCCGGGACTGTTAAGAAGCAGTCTGCATCGTCATTTGGAGGAATGGTAACAG from Glycine soja cultivar W05 chromosome 8, ASM419377v2, whole genome shotgun sequence includes:
- the LOC114423354 gene encoding uncharacterized protein LOC114423354 translates to MVLISGNNKSVLQQTNDERAKAQGVTVLQNSHQHGNKNIESGRTQNVVNSGLTKAISTMDEFKCGFPSEGLSTTSNKWWGNSDRDDRAGANANGAKSHQPEEKVGAETDKMAHETGKAEKSEIPHGSSLLKAVRKSAVEEGREALKLGVFRGYGVNKLGKREKTLLHQIFGSSLPRSWMDP